One Mycolicibacterium goodii genomic region harbors:
- a CDS encoding TetR/AcrR family transcriptional regulator, producing the protein MATVRGRPRSFDRDEALDKAIRLFWERGFEATSTRDLSRTLGIGMPSIYSAFGDKRQLFTEAVEVYDARYGGFIDAALAEEPTARAAVARILAQAPGRYTRRGLPSGCLIVSGDDGSADETVGVALRRIREKKTETVADKIRADIAAGELPADTDARALAQYVMSTLSGIAQAARDRIPRARLEKVAAIALRAWPPPPEN; encoded by the coding sequence ATGGCAACAGTGCGTGGGCGTCCCCGCTCCTTCGACCGCGACGAAGCGCTCGACAAGGCGATCCGGTTGTTCTGGGAGCGTGGTTTCGAAGCGACGTCGACGCGCGACCTCAGCCGAACTCTCGGCATCGGGATGCCGAGCATCTATTCGGCATTCGGGGACAAGCGCCAACTTTTCACCGAGGCCGTCGAGGTCTACGACGCGCGGTACGGCGGGTTCATCGACGCGGCGCTGGCCGAAGAACCCACGGCACGCGCGGCGGTGGCACGGATCCTGGCGCAGGCCCCGGGCAGGTACACGCGCCGCGGCCTGCCCAGCGGATGCCTGATCGTCAGCGGTGACGACGGCAGCGCCGATGAAACCGTCGGCGTCGCGCTGCGACGGATCCGGGAAAAGAAGACCGAGACGGTCGCCGACAAGATCCGCGCCGACATCGCCGCGGGGGAACTGCCCGCCGACACCGATGCGCGGGCGCTCGCACAGTACGTCATGTCGACGCTGAGCGGCATCGCGCAGGCCGCGCGCGACCGCATACCCCGCGCGCGGCTCGAGAAGGTCGCGGCGATCGCGCTGCGCGCCTGGCCGCCGCCACCCGAGAACTGA
- a CDS encoding IclR family transcriptional regulator: protein MAKGDGDSGKQQTLLVLAKIVEILNAFTLARPAMTLGEIQQATGLPTSTVQRLVSNMVAQGMLDRVGEQIRVGIRMSYWAAAARKDLDVLAIVTPVLKEIRDKIGETACFFTVEQNFRVCVAVAETHHALRRHMYVGKVIPLHVGSASRVLLAWNPELAGRVLSAPLEPMTEGTVTNADELAGLIAKAKADGYAITTGEREDSASGLSAPVFDSAGDVLGALTVSGPTVRMPLEKCEEWVDLVVGYAEQITRSLGGRPPL, encoded by the coding sequence ATGGCAAAGGGAGATGGGGACTCGGGCAAACAGCAGACCCTGCTGGTGCTGGCGAAGATCGTCGAGATCCTCAACGCGTTCACCCTCGCGCGCCCGGCAATGACCCTCGGAGAAATCCAACAGGCCACCGGCCTGCCGACCTCGACGGTGCAGCGCCTCGTCAGCAACATGGTGGCCCAAGGCATGCTGGACCGCGTCGGCGAACAGATCCGCGTCGGCATCCGCATGTCGTATTGGGCGGCCGCCGCGCGCAAGGACCTCGATGTCCTGGCGATCGTCACCCCGGTGCTCAAGGAGATCCGCGACAAGATCGGTGAAACCGCATGCTTTTTCACCGTGGAACAGAACTTCCGGGTGTGCGTCGCGGTCGCCGAGACCCACCATGCCCTGCGCAGGCACATGTACGTCGGCAAAGTCATTCCGCTGCACGTGGGTTCGGCATCGCGGGTGTTGCTGGCCTGGAATCCCGAGCTCGCCGGGCGCGTCCTCAGTGCGCCGCTGGAACCCATGACCGAGGGCACCGTCACCAATGCCGACGAACTCGCGGGTCTGATCGCCAAGGCCAAGGCAGACGGATACGCGATCACCACCGGTGAACGCGAGGACTCCGCATCCGGATTGTCGGCGCCCGTATTCGATTCCGCGGGTGACGTTCTCGGTGCACTCACGGTCAGTGGCCCCACGGTCCGCATGCCCCTCGAGAAGTGCGAGGAGTGGGTCGACCTCGTGGTCGGCTACGCCGAACAGATCACGAGAAGTCTCGGCGGCCGCCCGCCGCTGTGA
- a CDS encoding nitroreductase family deazaflavin-dependent oxidoreductase — translation MTDAELSPTDWVREQTQRILEQGTTDGVQVLDRPIVLFTTTGAKSGKKRYVPLMRVEENGKYAMVASKGGDPKHPSWYFNVKANPTVSVQDGDKVLPDRTARELEGEEREHWWKLAVEAYPPYAEYQTKTDRLIPVFVVE, via the coding sequence ATGACTGATGCCGAATTGAGCCCAACCGACTGGGTACGCGAACAGACCCAACGCATTCTCGAGCAGGGCACCACCGATGGTGTCCAGGTGCTGGACCGCCCGATCGTGCTGTTCACCACGACCGGCGCCAAGTCCGGGAAGAAGCGTTACGTCCCGCTGATGCGTGTCGAGGAGAACGGCAAGTACGCGATGGTCGCGTCGAAGGGCGGCGATCCCAAGCACCCGTCGTGGTACTTCAACGTCAAGGCCAATCCGACGGTCAGCGTGCAGGACGGCGACAAGGTACTGCCCGACCGCACCGCCCGCGAGCTCGAGGGCGAGGAGCGCGAGCACTGGTGGAAGCTCGCGGTCGAGGCCTACCCGCCGTACGCGGAGTACCAGACGAAGACCGACCGGCTGATCCCGGTATTCGTCGTCGAGTAG
- a CDS encoding MFS transporter has product MPVAIWVLGVAIFAQGTSELMLAGLLPELSADFAVSIPRAGLAVSVFALGMLVGAPILAILTLRWPRRRALLAFLGVFIAAHAVGAVTDSFPVLLSTRFVGAFVYAASGPSAPVPR; this is encoded by the coding sequence ATGCCGGTCGCGATCTGGGTCCTCGGTGTGGCGATATTCGCCCAGGGGACAAGTGAACTCATGCTCGCCGGCCTGCTGCCCGAGCTGTCCGCCGACTTTGCGGTGAGCATCCCCCGCGCAGGCCTGGCGGTGTCGGTGTTCGCGCTCGGCATGCTCGTCGGCGCACCGATCCTGGCGATCCTGACGCTGCGGTGGCCCCGCCGCCGCGCCCTGCTGGCGTTCCTGGGCGTGTTCATCGCCGCGCACGCCGTCGGCGCGGTGACCGACTCGTTCCCGGTGCTGCTGAGCACGCGCTTCGTCGGGGCGTTCGTGTACGCCGCTTCTGGGCCGTCGGCGCCAGTACCGCGATGA
- a CDS encoding oxidoreductase has translation MTTWLITGCSTGIGRTLAEAVAAAGHNLVVTARDVGTVTDIAETAPERVVAAPLDVTRPEQVSAAVQQANARFGGVDVLVNNAGYGYRAAVEEGDDGDVRTLFDTHFFGTVATIKAVLPGMRTRRSGAIVNISSIGAQITPPGSGYYAAAKAAVEGLSGSLRTELAPLGISVTVVEPGGFRTDFAGRSLTQSAAVIDDYADTAGKRRKEHDTVHGTQPGDPARAAAAIIEVVESPEPPAFLLLGSDALSAYRRVAQARAAEIDTWEELTTSTDFDS, from the coding sequence ATGACGACATGGCTGATCACCGGATGTTCCACAGGAATCGGGCGCACGCTCGCCGAAGCGGTCGCGGCGGCAGGCCACAATCTGGTGGTCACGGCCCGTGATGTCGGCACGGTCACCGACATCGCCGAGACCGCACCGGAGCGTGTGGTGGCCGCCCCGCTCGACGTCACCCGCCCCGAGCAGGTCTCCGCGGCCGTGCAACAGGCCAACGCTCGGTTCGGCGGCGTCGATGTGCTCGTGAACAACGCGGGCTACGGCTATCGCGCGGCGGTCGAGGAAGGCGACGACGGTGATGTACGAACGCTTTTCGACACCCATTTCTTCGGCACAGTGGCCACGATCAAGGCCGTGTTGCCGGGGATGCGGACCCGCAGAAGCGGAGCCATCGTCAACATCTCGTCGATCGGGGCGCAGATCACCCCGCCCGGGTCAGGCTACTACGCGGCGGCAAAGGCCGCGGTCGAGGGCCTCAGTGGTTCGTTGCGCACCGAACTCGCCCCGTTGGGCATCTCTGTCACGGTCGTGGAGCCCGGCGGCTTCCGCACCGACTTCGCCGGGCGGTCGCTCACCCAGTCGGCGGCGGTGATCGACGACTACGCCGACACCGCGGGGAAACGCCGCAAGGAACACGACACCGTGCACGGCACGCAACCGGGCGACCCGGCCAGGGCCGCCGCGGCGATCATCGAGGTCGTCGAATCACCCGAGCCGCCGGCGTTCCTGCTGCTCGGATCCGACGCGTTGTCGGCCTACCGCCGTGTCGCACAGGCGCGCGCCGCGGAGATCGACACGTGGGAAGAGCTCACCACCAGCACCGATTTCGATTCCTGA
- a CDS encoding NADPH:quinone oxidoreductase family protein yields the protein MRAAQITRLDGPDAVEVVEVDEPSGDDVVLIDVHAAGVAFPDALLTRGLYQYKPDLPFSPGAEVAGVVRSAPAGAPVTAGDRVLGLTMLSGAMAEVVALPEDRVFKLPDAVPFEAGAGILFNDMTVHFTLRTRGRLTGGETVLVHGAAGGIGSSVLRLAPALGAARTIAVVSTEEKAEIARAAGASDVVLADGFRDTVKQLTDGRGVDMVVDPVGGDRFTDSLRSLAVGGRLLVVGFTGGEIPQVKVNRLLLNNIEVIGAGWGAWTFSHPGYLQEQWAELEPLLASGAVAPPQVDVYPLERAAQAIASLENRSAKGKVVLKLR from the coding sequence ATGCGTGCAGCACAGATAACCCGGCTCGACGGTCCCGACGCGGTGGAAGTGGTCGAGGTCGACGAACCGTCCGGTGATGATGTCGTCCTGATCGATGTCCACGCGGCGGGAGTGGCGTTTCCCGACGCGCTGCTGACGCGGGGTCTCTACCAGTACAAGCCGGATCTGCCCTTCTCGCCCGGCGCCGAGGTCGCCGGCGTCGTGCGGAGTGCTCCGGCGGGGGCGCCGGTCACGGCGGGCGACCGCGTGCTCGGCCTGACGATGTTGTCCGGCGCGATGGCGGAAGTGGTTGCACTGCCAGAGGATCGGGTGTTCAAGCTGCCAGATGCGGTGCCGTTCGAGGCCGGTGCGGGCATCCTGTTCAACGACATGACCGTGCATTTCACCCTGCGGACCCGCGGCCGGCTCACCGGGGGTGAGACGGTACTGGTGCACGGCGCGGCGGGCGGCATCGGTTCGTCGGTGCTGCGCCTGGCGCCCGCGTTGGGCGCGGCCCGCACCATCGCGGTGGTATCGACCGAGGAGAAGGCCGAGATCGCCAGGGCGGCAGGCGCATCCGATGTGGTGCTCGCCGACGGTTTCCGGGACACGGTCAAGCAGCTGACCGACGGTCGCGGCGTCGACATGGTCGTCGACCCCGTCGGCGGTGACCGTTTCACCGATTCGCTGCGTTCGCTGGCCGTGGGTGGGCGCCTGCTCGTGGTCGGGTTCACCGGCGGCGAGATCCCGCAGGTGAAGGTGAACCGGTTGCTGCTCAACAACATCGAGGTGATCGGGGCCGGCTGGGGCGCATGGACGTTCTCGCATCCGGGCTACCTGCAGGAACAGTGGGCGGAACTGGAGCCGCTCCTGGCCTCCGGCGCGGTGGCCCCGCCGCAGGTCGACGTCTACCCGTTGGAGCGGGCCGCGCAGGCCATCGCGTCGCTGGAGAATCGCAGCGCCAAGGGCAAGGTGGTGCTGAAACTGCGCTGA
- a CDS encoding flavin monoamine oxidase family protein yields the protein MSIPTNADVVVVGAGFAGLTAARRLVQRGYDVVVLEGRDRVGGRSSTATIAGVPVDLGGTFVGPTQDAVLGLAAELGCATVPTYNRGKNLIRWHGRVRSYRSTIPRLSIIELLDVSRIQWRFERLFRHVDVAEPWAGPLSHKLDQYSMERWLRYVHANASTRNLMAIMSRVTWGAEPDQVSMLHAVRYVKAAGGLNRLLDVQGGAQQDRFSEGTQQIALRMADELGDRVAVDAPVQRIERQPDGTIGVTFTTGHVEARAVIVAIAPQHRGGIEFDPPLPSEYTELAAHWPQGRLSKAYAAYDRPFWRPNGCSGEALSDEGPVFITFDVSPGSGVSDGPGILLGFTDARVFDALPPTQRREQALAGFATFFGDAARNPIDYLDHCWGTEPFAPGGPTAAVPPEAWTAYGPWLRRPIDGIYWAGTETADVWTGFLDGAVRSGQRAANEVAEALKSSTAAG from the coding sequence ATGAGCATCCCGACGAATGCCGACGTTGTGGTGGTTGGTGCCGGATTCGCCGGGCTGACGGCAGCGCGCAGGCTGGTGCAGCGCGGGTACGACGTCGTGGTCCTGGAAGGCCGTGACCGGGTCGGGGGTCGGTCGTCGACCGCGACGATCGCCGGGGTGCCGGTCGATCTAGGCGGCACGTTCGTCGGGCCGACACAGGACGCGGTGCTTGGCCTTGCGGCCGAACTCGGCTGTGCCACGGTCCCCACGTACAACCGCGGCAAGAACCTGATCCGGTGGCACGGGCGCGTGCGGTCCTACCGCAGCACCATCCCCCGGTTGTCGATCATCGAACTGCTCGACGTGTCGCGTATCCAGTGGCGGTTCGAGCGGTTGTTCCGCCACGTCGATGTCGCCGAACCGTGGGCCGGGCCACTCTCGCACAAGCTCGACCAGTACAGCATGGAGCGGTGGCTGCGGTACGTGCACGCGAACGCCTCGACCCGCAACCTCATGGCGATCATGTCGCGGGTGACGTGGGGCGCCGAACCCGATCAGGTGTCGATGCTGCACGCGGTGCGGTACGTGAAGGCCGCAGGTGGGCTGAACCGGCTGCTCGACGTCCAAGGAGGCGCCCAGCAGGACCGGTTTTCCGAGGGCACCCAGCAGATCGCGCTCCGAATGGCCGATGAACTCGGCGATCGCGTCGCGGTCGACGCACCGGTGCAGCGCATCGAACGTCAACCCGACGGCACCATCGGGGTCACCTTCACCACGGGGCACGTGGAGGCCCGCGCGGTGATCGTCGCGATCGCGCCCCAACACCGGGGCGGCATCGAGTTCGACCCGCCGCTGCCCTCGGAGTACACCGAACTGGCCGCGCACTGGCCACAGGGGCGACTGAGCAAGGCGTATGCGGCCTACGACCGCCCATTCTGGCGGCCCAACGGCTGTTCGGGCGAGGCGTTGAGCGACGAAGGCCCGGTGTTCATCACATTCGACGTGAGCCCCGGCAGCGGGGTCTCCGACGGTCCCGGAATCCTGCTCGGCTTCACCGATGCCCGCGTCTTCGACGCACTGCCGCCGACACAACGGCGAGAACAGGCACTCGCCGGGTTCGCGACATTCTTCGGCGACGCCGCCCGCAACCCCATCGACTACCTCGACCACTGTTGGGGCACAGAGCCGTTCGCGCCGGGCGGCCCCACCGCGGCGGTGCCGCCGGAGGCCTGGACCGCCTACGGACCGTGGTTGCGCAGACCGATCGACGGAATCTACTGGGCCGGCACCGAAACGGCCGACGTGTGGACCGGATTCCTCGACGGTGCCGTGCGATCCGGGCAGCGGGCGGCCAACGAGGTGGCCGAGGCACTCAAGAGCTCAACCGCTGCGGGCTGA
- a CDS encoding MFS transporter — translation MTLVSPDRRGRAMSVVAGGLTVAMVIGLPAGTWIGQQFGWRVALWAVTALTIVAAGAVLAAVPDTRSQTVIHTRDEIRGVAVPRLWLSYALTATSTAALLGTFTYLSAMLITTTGVQAGLVPLVLLGYGLGALVGMACGGHAADRWPRAVLATGFGILTVVLVLLALTVHSAAAVVALVLLLGFAGFGTNPALNSRVFGIAPEAPTLAPAGNISAFNVGISAGPWLSGLALTAGQGYPSVPWIGAGLGACALVLLAVDVWVSRARRGTPEPVDVGTTEVVACR, via the coding sequence ATGACCCTCGTCTCCCCCGACCGGCGCGGCCGCGCGATGAGCGTTGTCGCGGGCGGACTCACCGTGGCCATGGTGATCGGACTGCCCGCAGGCACCTGGATCGGCCAGCAGTTCGGCTGGCGCGTTGCCCTCTGGGCGGTCACCGCGTTGACGATCGTTGCCGCGGGCGCAGTGCTCGCCGCGGTCCCCGACACCCGCTCACAAACCGTGATACATACGCGCGACGAGATCCGCGGCGTTGCCGTACCTCGCCTGTGGCTGTCGTATGCCCTCACAGCGACGTCCACCGCGGCCCTGTTGGGCACCTTCACATATCTGAGTGCCATGCTGATCACCACCACCGGTGTGCAGGCCGGATTGGTGCCGTTGGTTCTGCTCGGGTACGGCCTCGGCGCGCTCGTCGGCATGGCCTGCGGCGGACACGCCGCCGACCGGTGGCCGCGGGCTGTCCTGGCGACCGGATTCGGGATCCTGACGGTCGTCCTGGTCCTCCTTGCGCTCACCGTGCACAGCGCCGCGGCCGTGGTCGCGCTGGTGCTCCTGCTCGGGTTCGCCGGCTTCGGCACCAATCCGGCGCTGAACTCGCGGGTGTTCGGGATCGCCCCCGAGGCCCCGACCCTGGCACCGGCAGGCAACATCTCGGCGTTCAACGTCGGCATCAGTGCTGGTCCATGGCTGTCCGGTCTCGCCTTGACCGCCGGTCAGGGTTATCCGTCGGTTCCGTGGATCGGCGCCGGACTCGGCGCGTGTGCGCTGGTGCTGCTCGCCGTTGACGTGTGGGTGAGCCGGGCGCGGCGCGGCACACCCGAGCCGGTGGACGTCGGCACCACCGAGGTGGTCGCCTGCCGGTGA
- a CDS encoding alpha/beta fold hydrolase: protein MTLPQLPPGRTVEVRAVDGVRLHAQTFGPDDGYPIVLAHGITCAIEVWAHQIADLAGDYRVIAYDHRGHGRSETPRGRNRYSLNHLAADLDAVLDATLHPGERAVIAGHSMGGIAITSWAQRYPSRVQSCADGVALINTSTGDLLRDVQLAQVPARLATTRIRTAGTILKAFGSTPVPKVADGPNKRFVAHLAVGRDADPWVADFVYKLFATTSPAGRGAWARVLVDNLGPKHIPLRNLTVPTLVIGSTQDRLLPFNASRRIADGVPNLASFVELRGGHCGILERPDEVNAHLRKLTESVISPQRLSS from the coding sequence ATGACCCTTCCGCAGTTACCTCCGGGACGTACCGTCGAAGTCCGCGCGGTCGACGGTGTGCGGCTACACGCGCAAACATTCGGGCCCGACGACGGTTATCCGATCGTGCTCGCCCACGGCATCACGTGCGCCATCGAGGTGTGGGCCCACCAGATCGCCGATCTCGCCGGCGACTACCGCGTCATCGCCTATGACCACCGCGGCCACGGACGCAGCGAGACACCGCGCGGCCGCAACCGCTACAGCCTCAACCACCTCGCGGCCGACCTCGACGCGGTCCTCGACGCGACGCTGCATCCCGGCGAGCGGGCCGTCATCGCCGGGCACTCGATGGGCGGCATCGCGATCACGTCCTGGGCGCAGCGTTACCCGAGCCGTGTGCAGAGCTGCGCCGACGGGGTCGCCTTGATCAACACGAGCACCGGCGACCTGTTGCGGGATGTTCAGCTCGCGCAGGTGCCGGCCCGGCTGGCCACCACGCGAATCCGGACCGCAGGCACGATCCTCAAGGCGTTCGGCAGCACCCCGGTGCCCAAGGTGGCCGACGGACCCAACAAGCGATTCGTCGCACATCTCGCGGTAGGGCGCGACGCCGACCCGTGGGTCGCCGACTTCGTCTACAAGCTCTTCGCCACGACGTCTCCGGCCGGCCGCGGAGCATGGGCCCGCGTCCTCGTGGACAACCTCGGTCCCAAACACATCCCGCTGCGCAACCTCACGGTGCCGACGCTCGTCATCGGCAGCACGCAGGACCGGCTGCTGCCGTTCAACGCCTCACGCCGCATCGCCGACGGTGTGCCGAACCTCGCGTCGTTCGTCGAACTGCGCGGTGGGCACTGCGGCATCCTCGAGCGACCCGACGAGGTCAACGCGCACCTGCGGAAGCTCACCGAATCGGTGATCAGCCCGCAGCGGTTGAGCTCTTGA
- a CDS encoding TIGR03617 family F420-dependent LLM class oxidoreductase, giving the protein MTALFGPTDAIERTEALVEAGAAGVFTFEGPHDVFAPLTLASTVRGADLMTNVAIAFPRNPIHLAHQAIDHQLLSGGRFTLGLGTQIRTQIEKRFGAEFDRPVARMRELLGALRAIFSAWQTGERLDFRGEFYRHTLMTPTFSPGPSPYGPPPIYVGALGPQLTRAAAELADGLLVMPFGSKRFLHDVTMPAVRAGLNAAGRSADGFAVVPEIIVSVGEDDRDHEATRRLLAFYGSTPAYRPVLDAHGWGDLQPELNAMSKQGRWQEVSALIDDDVLHTVAACGSPAEIAAHIADRVAGVGDRICLYQPSPISLESLAQIVDTLRT; this is encoded by the coding sequence ATGACGGCCTTGTTCGGGCCCACCGATGCGATTGAACGCACCGAGGCACTCGTGGAGGCCGGTGCCGCGGGTGTCTTCACCTTCGAAGGGCCACATGACGTGTTCGCCCCGCTCACGCTGGCGTCCACCGTCAGAGGGGCCGACCTCATGACCAACGTGGCGATCGCCTTTCCTCGCAATCCGATTCACCTGGCCCACCAGGCGATCGACCACCAGCTGTTGTCGGGTGGACGCTTCACGCTGGGCCTCGGCACGCAGATCCGCACGCAGATCGAGAAGCGGTTCGGCGCGGAGTTCGACCGGCCGGTCGCCCGGATGCGTGAACTTCTCGGGGCGCTGCGGGCGATCTTCTCGGCGTGGCAGACCGGTGAACGTCTCGACTTCCGCGGCGAGTTCTACCGGCATACGCTCATGACGCCGACGTTCAGTCCGGGACCCTCGCCGTACGGGCCGCCGCCGATATACGTCGGCGCGCTCGGCCCGCAGCTGACCCGGGCCGCCGCAGAGTTGGCCGACGGTCTGCTGGTGATGCCGTTCGGCTCGAAGCGGTTTCTCCACGACGTGACCATGCCCGCTGTGCGGGCCGGGTTGAACGCCGCAGGGCGGTCCGCGGACGGCTTCGCCGTCGTGCCGGAGATCATCGTGTCGGTCGGTGAGGACGATCGCGACCACGAGGCCACCCGGCGCCTGCTGGCGTTCTACGGGTCGACGCCGGCGTACCGACCGGTTCTCGACGCGCACGGATGGGGCGACCTGCAGCCCGAGCTCAATGCGATGTCCAAGCAGGGCCGTTGGCAGGAGGTGAGTGCGTTGATCGACGACGACGTCCTGCACACCGTCGCGGCCTGCGGCAGCCCCGCCGAGATCGCCGCGCACATCGCCGACCGGGTCGCAGGCGTGGGTGACCGCATATGTCTCTACCAGCCATCTCCCATTTCGTTGGAATCGCTTGCCCAGATCGTTGACACGCTGCGCACCTGA
- a CDS encoding SDR family oxidoreductase, whose protein sequence is MSALDGKTALVTGGGRGIGRAIAIRLAGDGARVGVHYGANADTAEQTVQQIRDSGGDAFAIQARLGVPGDAAALWKAFDDHADGLDILVNNAGILGGRIPFGDLTESIYDEVFAVNTRAPVFITQHGLSRLRDHGRIINLSTRFTHGARVPELMAYAMSKAAIDSFTATLAKAVASRGITVNAVGPGTTDTDMNAERLSTPEGRTAAASQSPFGRVAQADDIAGVVAFLASDDARWITGQWLDASGGSML, encoded by the coding sequence ATGTCCGCTCTCGACGGGAAGACAGCGCTGGTCACCGGCGGCGGGCGCGGTATCGGCCGCGCCATCGCGATCCGACTGGCCGGCGACGGGGCACGCGTCGGCGTGCACTACGGCGCCAATGCCGACACCGCCGAACAGACCGTGCAGCAGATCCGGGACTCAGGCGGTGACGCGTTCGCGATCCAGGCCCGACTCGGCGTCCCAGGCGACGCCGCCGCGCTGTGGAAAGCCTTCGACGACCATGCCGACGGTCTGGACATCCTGGTGAACAACGCCGGAATACTCGGCGGTCGAATCCCGTTCGGCGACCTCACCGAGTCGATATACGACGAGGTGTTCGCGGTGAACACCCGCGCGCCGGTCTTCATCACCCAGCACGGATTGTCCCGCCTGCGAGACCACGGGCGGATCATCAACCTGTCCACCCGATTCACCCACGGCGCGCGGGTGCCAGAACTCATGGCCTACGCGATGTCGAAGGCCGCAATCGATTCGTTCACCGCGACCCTTGCGAAAGCGGTTGCCTCACGTGGTATCACGGTGAACGCGGTCGGACCCGGCACCACGGACACCGACATGAACGCCGAACGGCTGTCGACTCCCGAGGGCCGTACCGCGGCGGCCTCTCAGTCACCGTTCGGCCGCGTCGCGCAGGCCGACGACATCGCCGGCGTGGTCGCGTTCCTCGCCTCCGATGACGCTCGGTGGATCACGGGCCAGTGGCTCGATGCCAGCGGAGGATCGATGCTCTGA
- a CDS encoding YggS family pyridoxal phosphate-dependent enzyme yields MTGIDATDYPAARTVEDFTHNLRAVNARIEAALQRAGRSPGEVRLLPVSKTVDEDRLRLAVAAGCTMFGENKVQEAMRKWRNLSDLDVRWSVIGHLQTNKAKDVAEFATEFQALDNLRAAAALDRRLQAVGRQLDVYVQVNTSGEESKYGLGPDDVIAFLKTLPAYTALRVRGLMTIAVFSSDADRVRECFRLLRALRDEARDLDLVGPGELSMGMSGDYELAIAEGSTCVRVGQAIFGARATPDSHYWPGS; encoded by the coding sequence ATGACCGGCATCGACGCGACCGATTACCCCGCCGCACGTACCGTCGAAGACTTCACGCACAACCTGCGGGCCGTCAACGCGCGAATCGAGGCCGCGCTGCAGCGGGCCGGCCGCAGCCCCGGCGAGGTGCGGCTGCTGCCGGTGAGCAAGACCGTCGACGAGGACCGGCTGCGGCTCGCGGTCGCCGCGGGTTGCACGATGTTCGGCGAGAACAAGGTGCAGGAGGCGATGCGCAAGTGGCGCAACCTGTCCGACCTCGACGTGCGGTGGTCGGTGATCGGCCACCTGCAGACCAACAAGGCCAAAGACGTCGCGGAGTTCGCCACCGAATTCCAGGCCCTCGACAATCTGCGCGCTGCAGCGGCTCTGGACCGCAGGCTGCAGGCCGTCGGCCGCCAGCTCGACGTGTACGTGCAGGTCAACACCTCAGGTGAGGAATCGAAGTACGGCCTCGGGCCCGACGACGTGATCGCGTTCCTGAAGACTTTGCCCGCCTACACGGCACTGCGGGTGCGCGGGCTCATGACCATCGCGGTGTTCAGTTCCGACGCCGACCGCGTCAGGGAGTGCTTCCGGTTGTTGCGCGCGCTACGCGACGAGGCCCGCGACCTCGACCTCGTCGGCCCGGGCGAACTGTCCATGGGCATGTCCGGTGACTACGAGCTCGCGATCGCCGAGGGCTCCACGTGTGTGCGGGTGGGCCAGGCCATCTTCGGGGCCCGCGCGACACCGGACAGCCACTACTGGCCGGGAAGCTGA